A single window of Mycolicibacterium madagascariense DNA harbors:
- a CDS encoding FAD-dependent oxidoreductase → MTGSTAQPRNPVILTVDDDPAVSRAVARDLRRHYGERYRIVRAESGPDALATLKELKLRGETAAVLVADYRMPQMSGIEFLEKAMDLFPLAKRVLLTAYADTHAAIDAINVVDLDHYLLKPWDPPEEKLYPVIDGLLEEWRAVGDRAIPYTKVIGHRWSQRSWEVRQFLARNQFPFHAFMADEPKGKQLLDAANLDGRQLPVVITEKGDPLVEPTDAELAELLGLSTEPSLPMYDLAVIGGGPAGLASAVYGASEGLETVLIEKATTGGQAGRSSRIENYLGFPIGVSGAELTNSARRQAERFGAEVITTRDVVKLHVGDAAPTIEFEDGSTIGARSVILATGVEYQELQVVGCWSDPADPDGCNYVGRGVYYGASVSDAEECRGEDVYIVGGANSAGQAAMFMSKTAKSVTLLVRGPSLEASMSHYLIEQIEKNPTIKVMTCTEVVDTVGEDGHLSALVLENKQSGERTTVPCGRMCCFIGATPRTGWLDGVLALDDRGFVLAGPDLKDVVGWSHRDRPPHHLETSVPGVFVAGDVRADSAKRVAAAVGEGSMAVMLVHRYLAEA, encoded by the coding sequence ATGACTGGATCCACTGCCCAGCCCCGCAACCCCGTGATTCTTACCGTGGACGATGATCCCGCGGTGTCGCGCGCCGTTGCCCGTGATCTGCGCCGCCACTACGGCGAGCGGTACCGCATCGTGCGGGCGGAGAGCGGGCCCGACGCACTGGCCACCCTGAAGGAACTGAAGCTGCGCGGTGAGACCGCGGCCGTGCTGGTGGCCGACTACCGGATGCCGCAGATGAGCGGCATCGAGTTCCTCGAAAAGGCCATGGACCTGTTCCCCCTGGCCAAGCGCGTGCTGCTGACGGCCTACGCCGACACCCACGCCGCGATCGACGCCATCAACGTCGTCGACCTCGACCACTACCTGCTCAAGCCGTGGGACCCGCCGGAGGAGAAGCTCTACCCCGTCATCGACGGGCTCCTCGAGGAGTGGCGCGCCGTCGGCGACCGGGCCATCCCCTACACCAAGGTCATCGGCCACCGCTGGAGCCAGCGGTCGTGGGAGGTTCGCCAGTTCCTGGCGCGCAACCAGTTCCCCTTCCACGCGTTCATGGCCGACGAGCCCAAGGGCAAGCAGCTGCTCGATGCCGCCAACCTCGACGGCAGACAACTGCCGGTGGTCATCACCGAGAAGGGCGATCCGCTCGTCGAGCCCACCGACGCCGAGCTGGCCGAGCTCCTCGGGCTCTCCACCGAGCCGTCGTTGCCGATGTACGACCTGGCGGTCATCGGCGGCGGGCCCGCCGGCCTCGCCTCCGCGGTGTACGGCGCCTCGGAGGGACTGGAGACCGTCCTCATCGAGAAGGCCACGACCGGCGGTCAGGCCGGCCGCAGTTCGCGGATCGAGAACTACCTCGGCTTCCCGATCGGCGTCTCGGGCGCGGAGCTGACGAACTCCGCCCGCAGGCAGGCCGAGCGGTTCGGCGCGGAGGTCATCACCACCCGCGACGTCGTCAAACTGCACGTCGGCGATGCCGCTCCGACCATCGAGTTCGAGGACGGCAGCACCATCGGCGCGCGCTCGGTGATCCTGGCGACCGGCGTGGAGTACCAGGAGTTGCAGGTCGTCGGATGCTGGAGTGATCCCGCGGACCCCGACGGCTGCAACTACGTCGGGCGCGGGGTGTACTACGGCGCCTCGGTGTCCGATGCCGAGGAGTGCCGCGGCGAGGACGTCTACATCGTCGGTGGCGCCAATTCGGCGGGCCAGGCCGCGATGTTCATGTCGAAGACCGCGAAGTCGGTGACGCTGCTCGTCCGCGGGCCGTCGCTGGAGGCGTCGATGTCGCACTACCTCATCGAGCAGATCGAGAAGAACCCCACGATCAAGGTCATGACCTGCACCGAGGTCGTCGACACCGTCGGCGAGGACGGTCACCTGTCCGCCCTGGTGCTGGAGAACAAGCAGTCCGGTGAGCGCACCACGGTGCCCTGCGGTCGGATGTGCTGCTTCATCGGCGCGACGCCGCGCACCGGCTGGCTCGACGGCGTGCTGGCCCTCGACGACCGCGGGTTCGTCCTCGCCGGACCGGACCTCAAGGACGTCGTCGGCTGGAGCCATCGTGACCGGCCGCCGCACCACCTGGAAACAAGTGTGCCCGGGGTCTTCGTTGCAGGAGACGTGCGCGCGGACTCCGCCAAGCGGGTGGCCGCCGCGGTCGGCGAGGGTTCGATGGCCGTGATGCTGGTGCACCGCTATTTGGCAGAGGCCTGA
- the infA gene encoding translation initiation factor IF-1, whose protein sequence is MAKKDGAIEVEGRVVEPLPNAMFRIELENGHKVLAHISGKMRQHYIRILPEDRVVVELSPYDLSRGRIVYRYK, encoded by the coding sequence ATGGCTAAAAAAGACGGTGCCATCGAAGTCGAGGGCCGCGTGGTCGAGCCCCTGCCCAATGCGATGTTTCGCATTGAGCTGGAGAACGGACACAAGGTGCTCGCGCACATCAGCGGCAAGATGCGGCAGCACTACATCCGCATTCTGCCCGAGGACCGCGTGGTAGTGGAGCTCTCTCCCTACGACCTGTCCCGGGGCCGCATCGTTTACCGCTACAAGTAA
- the rpmJ gene encoding 50S ribosomal protein L36, whose product MKVNPSVKPICDKCRVIRRHRRVMVICSDPRHKQRQG is encoded by the coding sequence GTGAAGGTGAACCCGAGCGTCAAGCCCATCTGCGACAAGTGCAGGGTGATCCGTCGCCATCGGCGGGTCATGGTGATCTGCTCTGACCCGCGCCACAAGCAGCGTCAGGGCTAA
- the rpsM gene encoding 30S ribosomal protein S13, producing MARLLGVDLPRDKRMEIALTYIYGIGRTRSQEILSATGIDYDLRTKDLTDDQVSQLRDYIESNSEIKVEGDLRREVQADIRRKIEIGCYQGLRHRRGLPVRGQRTKTNARTRKGPKRTIAGKKKAR from the coding sequence ATGGCACGTCTACTGGGCGTCGACCTCCCGCGCGACAAGCGCATGGAGATTGCGCTGACCTACATCTACGGCATCGGCCGTACCCGCTCCCAGGAAATTCTGTCGGCTACCGGCATCGACTACGACCTGCGCACGAAGGACCTGACCGACGATCAGGTGTCGCAGCTGCGCGACTACATCGAGAGCAACTCCGAGATCAAGGTCGAGGGTGACCTGCGCCGCGAGGTGCAGGCCGACATCCGCCGCAAGATCGAGATCGGCTGCTACCAGGGTCTGCGGCACCGCCGCGGGCTGCCGGTCCGCGGCCAGCGCACCAAGACCAATGCGCGTACCCGCAAGGGCCCGAAGCGCACCATCGCCGGCAAGAAGAAGGCCAGGTAA
- the rpsK gene encoding 30S ribosomal protein S11, translating into MAPTKKTAAGPKKGQKTRRKEKKNVPHGAAHIKSTFNNTIVSITDQQGNVIAWASSGHVGFKGSRKSTPFAAQLAAENAARKAQEHGVKKVDVFVKGPGSGRETAIRSLQAAGLEVGAISDVTPQPHNGCRPPKRRRV; encoded by the coding sequence ATGGCACCGACCAAGAAGACCGCGGCTGGCCCCAAGAAGGGCCAGAAGACGCGTCGCAAGGAAAAGAAGAACGTCCCGCACGGGGCCGCTCACATCAAGAGCACGTTCAACAACACGATCGTGTCGATCACCGACCAGCAGGGCAACGTCATCGCCTGGGCCTCGTCGGGACACGTCGGGTTCAAGGGCTCGCGCAAGTCGACGCCGTTCGCCGCCCAGCTGGCCGCCGAGAACGCCGCCCGCAAGGCGCAGGAGCACGGTGTCAAGAAGGTCGACGTCTTCGTGAAGGGCCCCGGCTCGGGCCGCGAAACCGCGATCCGTTCGCTGCAGGCCGCCGGTCTCGAGGTCGGCGCGATTTCCGACGTCACGCCGCAGCCGCACAACGGTTGCCGTCCGCCCAAGCGGCGCCGGGTCTAG
- the rpsD gene encoding 30S ribosomal protein S4, translating to MARYTGPVTRKSRRLGVDLVGGDQSFEKRPYPPGQHGRARIKESEYRTQLQEKQKARFTYGVMEKQFRRYYEEANRHSGKTGENLLQILESRLDNVIYRAGLARTRRMARQLVSHGHFTVNGQKVDIPSYRVSQYDIIDIREKSLNTLPFELSRQTAGERPIPGWLQVVGERQRILVHQLPERAQIQVPLTEQLIVEFYSK from the coding sequence ATGGCTCGTTACACCGGACCCGTCACCCGCAAGTCGCGCCGCCTCGGCGTCGACCTGGTCGGCGGAGATCAGTCCTTCGAGAAGCGCCCCTACCCGCCCGGTCAGCACGGCCGTGCGCGGATCAAGGAGAGCGAATACCGCACGCAGCTGCAGGAGAAGCAGAAGGCCCGCTTCACCTACGGCGTCATGGAGAAGCAGTTCCGCCGTTACTACGAGGAGGCCAACCGCCACTCGGGCAAGACCGGTGAGAACCTGCTGCAGATCCTGGAGAGCCGGCTCGACAACGTCATCTACCGCGCCGGGCTCGCCCGCACGCGCCGGATGGCCCGTCAGCTGGTCAGCCACGGTCACTTCACCGTCAACGGCCAGAAGGTCGACATCCCCAGCTACCGCGTCTCGCAGTACGACATCATCGACATCCGCGAGAAGTCGTTGAACACGCTGCCGTTCGAGCTGTCCCGGCAGACCGCCGGTGAACGCCCGATCCCGGGGTGGCTGCAGGTCGTCGGCGAACGCCAGCGCATCCTCGTCCACCAGCTGCCCGAGCGCGCCCAGATCCAGGTGCCGCTCACCGAACAGCTGATCGTCGAGTTCTACTCGAAGTAA
- a CDS encoding DNA-directed RNA polymerase subunit alpha, with protein MLISQRPTLSEESLAENRSKFVIEPLEPGFGYTLGNSLRRTLLSSIPGAAVTSIRIDGVLHEFTTVPGVKEDVTDIILNLKSLVVSSEEDEPVTMYLRKQGPGAVTAGDIVPPAGVTVQNPDMHIATLNDKGKLEVELVVERGRGYVPAVQNKASGAEIGRIPVDSIYSPVLKVTYKVEATRVEQRTDFDKLILDVETKNSITPRDALASAGKTLVELFGLARELNVEAEGIEIGPSPAEADHIASFALPIDDLELTVRSYNCLKREGVHTVGELVSRTESDLLDIRNFGQKSIDEVKIKLHQLGLSLKDSPATFDPSEVAGYDVATGTWNSDASYDLDADQDYAETEQL; from the coding sequence ATGCTGATTTCTCAGCGCCCCACCCTGTCCGAGGAGAGCTTGGCCGAGAACCGGTCCAAGTTCGTCATCGAGCCGCTGGAGCCCGGTTTCGGGTACACCCTGGGCAACTCGCTTCGGCGCACCCTGCTGTCGTCGATCCCCGGCGCAGCGGTCACCAGCATCCGCATCGACGGCGTGCTGCACGAGTTCACCACCGTGCCCGGGGTGAAGGAAGACGTCACCGACATCATCCTGAACCTCAAGAGCCTGGTCGTGTCGTCCGAGGAGGACGAGCCGGTCACCATGTACCTGCGCAAGCAGGGCCCGGGTGCCGTCACCGCCGGTGACATCGTTCCGCCCGCGGGCGTCACGGTGCAGAACCCCGACATGCACATCGCGACCCTGAACGACAAGGGCAAGCTCGAGGTCGAGCTCGTCGTCGAGCGCGGCCGCGGTTACGTCCCCGCCGTGCAGAACAAGGCGTCGGGCGCCGAGATCGGCCGCATCCCGGTCGACTCGATCTACAGCCCGGTCCTCAAGGTCACCTACAAGGTGGAGGCGACCCGTGTCGAGCAGCGCACCGACTTCGACAAGCTGATCCTCGACGTCGAGACCAAGAACTCGATCACCCCGCGTGACGCGCTGGCCTCGGCCGGCAAGACGCTGGTCGAATTGTTCGGTCTGGCACGGGAACTCAACGTCGAAGCCGAGGGCATCGAGATCGGCCCGTCGCCGGCCGAGGCGGATCACATCGCCTCGTTCGCGCTGCCGATCGACGACCTGGAGCTCACCGTCCGGTCGTACAACTGCCTCAAGCGCGAGGGCGTGCACACCGTCGGCGAGCTGGTCTCGCGGACGGAGTCCGACCTGCTGGACATCCGCAACTTCGGTCAGAAGTCCATCGACGAGGTGAAGATCAAGCTGCACCAGCTCGGTCTCTCGCTGAAGGACAGCCCGGCCACGTTCGATCCGTCCGAGGTCGCCGGCTACGACGTGGCCACCGGCACCTGGAACAGCGACGCCAGCTACGACCTGGACGCCGACCAGGACTACGCGGAAACCGAACAGCTCTAA
- the rplQ gene encoding 50S ribosomal protein L17, which yields MPKPTKGPRLGGSSSHQKALLANLATSLFEHGRIKTTEPKARALRPYAEKLITHAKKGTLHNRREVMKKIRDKDVVHTLFAEIGPHFADREGGYTRIIKVEARKGDNAPMAVIELVREKTVTSEANRARRAGASKAAAPVAAAAAPQAAVEPEAAVGPDADEATTADEATATADEPTTEAPAEAEATTEDEADEAKS from the coding sequence ATGCCCAAACCCACCAAGGGACCTCGCCTCGGCGGTTCGTCCTCGCACCAGAAGGCGCTGCTGGCCAACCTGGCCACGTCGCTGTTCGAGCACGGCCGCATCAAGACGACCGAGCCCAAGGCACGGGCGTTGCGGCCGTACGCGGAGAAGCTCATCACCCACGCCAAGAAGGGCACGCTGCACAACCGGCGTGAGGTGATGAAGAAGATCCGCGACAAGGACGTCGTGCACACGCTGTTCGCCGAGATCGGCCCGCACTTCGCCGACCGCGAGGGTGGCTACACCCGCATCATCAAGGTGGAGGCACGCAAGGGCGACAACGCCCCGATGGCCGTCATCGAGCTGGTGCGGGAGAAGACGGTCACGTCGGAGGCCAACCGCGCCCGCCGCGCCGGTGCGTCGAAGGCGGCGGCGCCGGTCGCCGCCGCAGCAGCCCCGCAGGCTGCCGTCGAGCCGGAGGCCGCAGTCGGTCCCGACGCCGACGAGGCCACGACTGCCGACGAGGCCACGGCGACGGCCGACGAGCCGACGACCGAGGCACCAGCCGAGGCCGAGGCCACGACCGAGGACGAGGCGGACGAAGCCAAGTCCTAG
- the truA gene encoding tRNA pseudouridine(38-40) synthase TruA translates to MPATDTGGGHVRLRLAVAYDGTDFAGWATQARQRTVAGTIDDALSTIFRTPVLTRAAGRTDTGVHATGQVAHVDVPAEAVPHAYPRTPREGPEFQPLVRRLARLLPEDVRVLDVSRAPRGFDARFSALRRHYEYRLSTAPYGVTPQESRFVTAWPRPLDVDAMAQASRELLGLNDFAAFCRPREGATTIRDLQRLDWMRSGDAITAYVTADAFCWSMVRSLVGALLAVGEGRRESQWCAGLLASTRRSSDFSTAPAKGLVLVGVDYPPDAELEARIAVTRDLRSLG, encoded by the coding sequence ATGCCCGCCACCGACACCGGTGGCGGGCATGTTCGTCTTCGGCTGGCGGTCGCCTACGACGGCACCGACTTCGCCGGGTGGGCGACGCAGGCGCGTCAGCGCACGGTCGCGGGCACCATCGACGACGCCCTCTCGACGATCTTCCGGACGCCGGTGCTCACCAGGGCGGCGGGCCGGACCGACACCGGCGTGCACGCGACGGGGCAGGTAGCCCACGTCGACGTCCCGGCCGAGGCCGTCCCGCACGCGTACCCCCGCACCCCGCGGGAGGGGCCGGAGTTCCAACCGCTGGTGCGGCGACTGGCGCGGCTGCTCCCCGAGGACGTCCGGGTGCTCGACGTGTCCAGGGCGCCACGGGGTTTCGACGCCCGGTTCTCGGCGCTGCGCCGACACTACGAGTACCGGCTGTCGACGGCGCCCTACGGCGTCACGCCCCAGGAGTCCAGGTTCGTCACCGCGTGGCCCCGGCCGCTGGACGTCGACGCCATGGCGCAGGCGTCCCGGGAACTGTTGGGCCTCAACGACTTCGCCGCGTTCTGCCGTCCGCGTGAGGGAGCGACGACGATCCGCGACCTGCAGCGGCTGGACTGGATGCGTTCCGGCGATGCCATCACGGCCTACGTCACGGCCGATGCGTTCTGCTGGTCGATGGTGCGCTCACTCGTCGGTGCGCTGCTGGCCGTGGGGGAGGGGCGTCGCGAATCGCAGTGGTGCGCAGGGCTATTGGCGTCGACGCGACGGTCGAGTGACTTCTCGACCGCGCCCGCCAAGGGGCTCGTGCTCGTCGGGGTGGACTATCCGCCCGACGCCGAACTGGAGGCCAGGATCGCGGTCACCCGCGATCTCCGCAGCCTCGGGTAG
- a CDS encoding cutinase family protein, whose product MLAAAVVTVLTAGALLVAPMLTPGTPIASAACPQAELIFARGRLEPAGAGQIGNALVAALRKRTTKSVNLYAVQYPADNQIDVGANDMSARVQSTMASCPDTRIVLGGYSLGAAVTDVALAVPFAFFGFNNPLPPGADQHVAAVALFGNGSQWVGPITNFNPAYNDRTIELCHAADPICNPTQPDNWQADWPDHLAPAYLKAGMVDQAADFVAGKL is encoded by the coding sequence ATGCTCGCCGCTGCGGTCGTCACCGTGCTCACCGCAGGTGCCCTGCTGGTGGCTCCGATGCTGACCCCCGGTACCCCGATCGCGTCGGCGGCGTGCCCGCAGGCGGAGCTCATCTTCGCCCGCGGTCGCCTCGAACCCGCGGGTGCGGGCCAGATCGGCAACGCTCTCGTCGCCGCGCTGCGCAAGCGGACCACCAAGAGCGTCAACCTGTACGCCGTGCAGTACCCGGCCGACAACCAGATCGACGTCGGCGCCAACGACATGAGCGCCCGCGTCCAGAGCACGATGGCGAGCTGCCCCGACACCCGCATCGTGCTCGGCGGCTATTCGCTTGGCGCCGCGGTCACCGACGTCGCCCTTGCGGTGCCGTTCGCGTTCTTCGGCTTCAACAACCCGCTACCGCCCGGGGCCGATCAGCACGTCGCGGCCGTCGCCCTGTTCGGCAATGGGAGTCAGTGGGTCGGTCCGATCACGAACTTCAACCCGGCCTACAACGACCGGACCATCGAGCTGTGTCACGCCGCCGACCCCATCTGCAATCCGACCCAACCGGACAACTGGCAGGCCGACTGGCCGGACCACCTCGCGCCGGCCTACCTCAAGGCGGGCATGGTCGACCAGGCCGCCGACTTCGTCGCGGGAAAGCTGTAG
- a CDS encoding cutinase family protein gives MAIDRAVRTTFAVLAACVAVIASLPGAGLPKASADGCPDIEVVFARGTNEDPGLGLPGGAFVDDLRAKVGGRSVGSYAVVYPATYDFLAAADGANDASAHIQYMMNTCPNTRLVLGGYSQGAAVIDVIAAVPIPAIGFTNPLPPNTPDFVAAIVAFGNPSTKLGLPLTSSPVWGAKSIDLCNAGDPVCGPGEDVAAHRAYTPGPANAAANFAAGLL, from the coding sequence GTGGCTATCGACCGTGCCGTCCGCACGACTTTCGCTGTCCTGGCGGCCTGCGTCGCCGTCATCGCGAGCCTGCCCGGCGCCGGCCTGCCGAAGGCCTCGGCCGACGGCTGCCCCGACATCGAGGTCGTCTTCGCCCGCGGGACGAATGAGGATCCCGGTCTCGGCCTGCCCGGCGGCGCCTTCGTCGACGACCTGCGCGCCAAGGTCGGTGGCCGCTCGGTGGGGTCCTATGCCGTGGTCTACCCCGCGACCTACGACTTCCTCGCGGCGGCCGACGGCGCCAACGACGCGAGCGCCCACATCCAGTACATGATGAACACCTGCCCGAACACGCGGCTGGTGCTGGGCGGCTACTCCCAGGGCGCCGCAGTGATCGACGTCATCGCCGCCGTGCCGATACCCGCCATCGGGTTCACCAACCCGCTGCCGCCGAACACCCCCGACTTCGTCGCGGCCATCGTCGCGTTCGGCAACCCGTCCACCAAGCTGGGTCTGCCGCTGACGTCGAGCCCGGTCTGGGGCGCCAAGTCCATCGATCTGTGCAACGCCGGCGATCCCGTCTGCGGTCCCGGCGAGGACGTCGCTGCCCACCGCGCGTACACCCCGGGTCCGGCCAACGCCGCCGCCAACTTCGCCGCAGGCCTGCTGTAA
- the sigC gene encoding RNA polymerase sigma factor SigC, protein MAATGDDDDVTQLAKAAGRGNQVALSRFIAATQRDVWRTVAYLADPASADDLTQETFLRAITALPRFSGRSTARTWLMSIARRVVVDQIRYNSSRPRPAHVVDLDDVLGGARGGDRIEDMVEIRILLDGLPRERREALVLTQVLGLSYAEAADVCGCPVGTIRSRVARARDDLIRAAQSDDRAG, encoded by the coding sequence GTGGCTGCCACCGGTGACGATGACGACGTTACCCAGCTCGCCAAGGCCGCAGGTCGTGGCAACCAGGTCGCACTGAGCCGGTTCATCGCCGCCACGCAGCGCGACGTATGGCGCACGGTCGCCTACCTCGCCGACCCGGCCAGCGCCGACGACCTCACCCAGGAGACGTTCCTGCGGGCCATCACCGCGCTGCCCCGCTTCAGCGGCCGCTCCACGGCCAGGACGTGGCTGATGTCGATCGCCCGCCGCGTCGTCGTCGACCAGATCCGCTACAACTCCTCTCGGCCACGGCCGGCGCACGTCGTCGACCTCGACGACGTGCTCGGCGGCGCGCGCGGCGGTGACCGCATCGAGGACATGGTGGAGATCCGCATCCTGCTCGACGGGCTGCCCCGCGAACGCCGCGAGGCGCTGGTGCTGACGCAGGTGCTGGGGCTGTCCTACGCCGAGGCGGCCGACGTCTGCGGCTGTCCGGTCGGCACCATCCGGTCCCGCGTCGCACGGGCCCGCGACGACCTCATTCGGGCGGCCCAGTCCGACGACCGCGCCGGTTGA
- a CDS encoding heavy metal translocating P-type ATPase, with protein MTSTTGVAAPEVDAARRVQLDVAGMSCAACANRVESRLNKMPGVRASVNFATRVATVDAGAGVDADELCDVVRRTGYEASPRVVGGGVADDDADADDARRLLIRLAVAAVLFVPLADLSVMFAVVPSTRFVGWEWVLTALAAPVVTWAAWPFHRTALRRARHGSASMETLISVGITAASVWSLTTLFGGHHASADRVGVWQALAGSDAIYFEVAAGVTVFVLAGRYFEARAKSKAGGAMRALAALSAKDVTILMADGSEMVLPADELKEQHRFVVRPGQTIAGDGLVLEGSAAVDTSAMTGEATPVRVAPGGTVVGGTVVLDGRLIVEAAAVGADTKFAGMVRLVEQAQEHKANAQRLADRIAAVFVPCVFAIAALTAVAWLAAGGGAGHAFSSALAVLVIACPCALGLATPTAMMVASGRGAQLGIFLKGHQALEATRSVDTVVFDKTGTLTTGRLTVDAVVTVPGWDADDALAFAAAVESASEHAVGHAIATSVPDHRGVQDFHAEPGRGVSGVVDGRRVRVGKPSWIAHTGAPAAPAALAAERRRAANHGATVVYVEVDGQPCAAIAVSDTVKPSAAGAIADLHERGLRTLLLTGDNPESAAAVAARVGIEEVIADVLPDGKVDVVEQLRDQGRRVAMVGDGINDGPVLARSDLGMAIGRGTDVAIGAADVVLVRDDLAVVPLALDLAAATMRTIRVNLIWAFGYNVAAIPIAAAGLLNPLVASAAMAFSSFFVVSNSLRLRNFGAR; from the coding sequence ATGACGTCGACGACGGGTGTCGCCGCGCCCGAGGTGGACGCGGCGCGGCGGGTGCAGCTCGACGTCGCGGGCATGTCGTGCGCCGCGTGTGCCAACCGGGTGGAGTCCCGGCTGAACAAGATGCCGGGGGTGCGCGCCTCGGTGAACTTCGCCACCCGCGTCGCGACCGTCGATGCCGGTGCGGGCGTCGACGCCGACGAGCTGTGCGACGTCGTCCGCCGCACCGGCTACGAGGCGTCCCCGCGGGTCGTCGGCGGCGGTGTGGCCGACGACGACGCCGATGCCGACGACGCCAGACGGCTGCTGATCCGGCTCGCGGTCGCCGCGGTGCTCTTCGTGCCGCTGGCCGACCTGTCGGTGATGTTCGCCGTGGTGCCCAGCACGCGATTCGTGGGCTGGGAGTGGGTTCTGACCGCGCTGGCGGCGCCCGTCGTGACCTGGGCGGCGTGGCCGTTCCACCGGACCGCACTGCGCCGCGCCCGCCACGGCAGCGCCTCGATGGAGACGTTGATCTCGGTCGGCATCACCGCCGCCAGCGTCTGGTCGCTGACCACGTTGTTCGGCGGCCACCACGCGTCGGCCGACCGGGTCGGGGTGTGGCAGGCGCTGGCGGGGAGCGACGCGATCTACTTCGAGGTGGCCGCGGGCGTCACGGTGTTCGTGCTCGCGGGCCGGTACTTCGAGGCGCGGGCCAAGTCGAAGGCCGGCGGCGCGATGCGGGCGCTGGCCGCGCTGAGCGCGAAGGACGTCACGATCCTGATGGCCGACGGCTCGGAGATGGTGCTGCCCGCCGACGAACTGAAGGAACAGCACCGCTTCGTGGTGCGGCCGGGGCAGACGATCGCGGGCGACGGCCTGGTGCTCGAGGGTTCGGCTGCCGTCGACACCAGCGCGATGACCGGCGAGGCGACCCCCGTGCGGGTCGCGCCGGGCGGCACCGTCGTCGGCGGCACCGTCGTGCTCGACGGACGGTTGATCGTGGAGGCCGCCGCGGTCGGCGCGGACACCAAGTTCGCGGGCATGGTCCGCCTCGTCGAGCAGGCCCAGGAACACAAGGCGAACGCGCAGCGCCTCGCCGACCGGATCGCCGCGGTGTTCGTACCGTGCGTGTTCGCCATCGCCGCACTGACCGCGGTGGCGTGGCTGGCCGCGGGCGGCGGCGCCGGGCACGCGTTCTCGTCGGCGCTGGCGGTGCTCGTCATCGCCTGTCCGTGCGCGCTGGGCCTCGCCACCCCGACGGCGATGATGGTGGCCTCGGGGCGCGGCGCTCAGCTGGGCATCTTCCTCAAGGGACATCAGGCGCTGGAGGCCACGCGTTCGGTGGACACCGTCGTGTTCGACAAGACGGGAACGCTGACGACCGGTCGCCTGACCGTCGACGCCGTGGTGACCGTGCCCGGCTGGGACGCCGACGATGCGCTGGCGTTCGCCGCGGCCGTCGAGTCGGCGTCCGAACACGCCGTCGGCCACGCCATCGCGACCTCGGTGCCGGACCACCGCGGGGTCCAGGACTTCCACGCCGAGCCGGGCCGCGGCGTCAGCGGTGTCGTCGACGGACGCCGGGTGCGGGTGGGCAAGCCGTCCTGGATCGCGCACACCGGGGCGCCCGCGGCGCCCGCGGCGCTCGCGGCCGAGCGCCGGCGCGCCGCCAACCACGGCGCGACGGTCGTCTACGTCGAGGTCGACGGGCAGCCCTGCGCGGCCATCGCGGTCTCCGACACAGTGAAGCCCTCGGCGGCGGGAGCCATCGCGGACCTGCACGAGCGGGGGCTGCGGACGCTGCTGCTGACCGGTGACAACCCGGAGTCGGCCGCGGCGGTGGCGGCCCGCGTCGGCATCGAGGAGGTCATCGCCGACGTGCTGCCCGACGGCAAGGTCGACGTCGTCGAGCAACTGCGCGACCAGGGTCGGCGCGTGGCCATGGTGGGGGACGGCATCAACGACGGGCCCGTGCTGGCGCGGTCGGATCTCGGGATGGCGATCGGACGGGGCACCGACGTCGCCATCGGCGCGGCCGACGTGGTGCTGGTGCGCGACGACCTCGCGGTGGTGCCGCTGGCCCTGGACCTCGCCGCGGCGACCATGCGCACCATCCGGGTCAACCTGATCTGGGCGTTCGGCTACAACGTGGCGGCCATCCCGATCGCCGCCGCCGGGCTGCTCAACCCGTTGGTCGCGAGCGCGGCGATGGCGTTCTCGTCGTTCTTCGTCGTCTCGAACAGCTTGCGGCTGCGCAACTTCGGCGCGCGTTAG